GGACACCGCCTGGGAGTTGCGGAAGTATGCGGGCGCGTTCCCGTGGCTCCCACTCAGGCGGCAAGatgaacaccgttgggttttagtgggtaggcgggatacttgagatcctggagtcccacataacccgccgtcatccccatggcggcgggtatgcgtaaatgcatttcccaacgttaaaaaaaaaaaaaaaaggttaggttaggttccatccccgtgtggagttgctgatctcccatcgggcgcgtccccaggtggcggataggggaacgcccccccagatatgggggggtaccggcttcggccggcgcggaccaaaacagcgtggtggagtcacccttgctcgtggccctctgcagggacgaggtggtgcgcagagtggacacaggagggtgaccatccgacggcgtctctggcttcggccagacgacaggggcttcggccccaccgttggcaggggcggcgggtccggcagcaatgccgggcaatggcttcggccaccgtcggtccgacccgtagcccagacgcaatgctgtctggagcgggggccgcctccgcactgagcggagggggccgcgaggaagacaacctctgaaaaaatcaccgaaagcctaagtttgtggtgcccggcgaggggctgtatggCTTGACGTTCAGGCCGTGagggcaccccagggagctcaccctggtAAATAAAAGAGACCGCCTGCTGAGGTACAGCTACAAATATGAAAAAAGCGGTTCAAAATAAGATTACCCACGCTGGCAGCCGGGAAACCGGTGAATCCAGTTTAAGGCCCCCATTCGTATGTGGGGGGGGCTGCGATCGCTCCGTAGGCTCGCAGAGCCTCCGTAAACCCGAGACTGAAACGGCGTCCAACGCCCAACCCGGACATGACTCTCGCGCGTCAACTCCATCCGCGCTTTCCGAAGCGCGGGTGGTGTTGGAGCGCACCCCAACACCTGACTCGACCCCAGCACCAAGTGCTGATGATGCTTCCCCTGGGCCGAACGCCCAGCGAAAGACAAGACGGACTGGTCCTAGCCTCGCTTCATCCTCGGATGAAGCGAGCAGTCTACGGACTGTACGCTCCATGGAGAGCGTGACCTCCCTCCCAGAGGGCAAACTGTGGCGCAAGCGCAAACCAGTTTCGCTCTCGGAACCGTCCTCTGACGACGAGGACCGGGCGTCGGGAACGACGCGCGGCTCGCCTGTCTTGAGGGCGCGGGCCAAGAGAGGTAGAGGTCGCCCTCCCACCACAGGAGAATACGTTGGCCTTGCCAAGGCTAAAGCTGAGCTCAACCGCGCCATGCGGGAAGAGCTCATGCTCCAAGCCGAGAAGGAGGTGGCCGAATCGGCTAAGAGGGTGTTCTCGCTCCGCGGCTCTGTAACAGAGTCGGAGTTGGCGAGAACCGATTCTGGCTCGGAACCTGGCCCTGAAACAGTCGCCGACCTCTATCAGAAGGCGAAGGATGCAGCCGCGATCATTGAGAACGTGGCTTGCAAATCCGGCCGACTGAAAGGCACCTTCGTGCGCGCCCTGAAGGACTCCACGAAATTAATCGTGGAAGTCCTGGACGTTCTCCGCGCCACGTCGGCGAATGACGAAACGCGCAATCTGCAAGCGCAGAACACCCGCCTGCAGAAAGCGTTAGACGACCAGCAGAAGGAGATCGAGACCCTTCGGCTGGAGATGCGCCAAGTGAGGAACTCGCTGGGCGCATCTAAGGATGGGACGCAGCCAGCGCCAGCGCCTGCAACTCTCACAGAGACCCCGGCCTCTGAGGGTCTGCGCCCTGAGCCGGCCCTACAAGTTGCACGCGCTAAGCCGGCAAAGAGGACGAACCCGCCGCTGCCTGAGAGCAGTAGAGCCACGTCCGACAAAGATGGAGACCTCGCCGCGCAGATCATAAGCCAGGTGGGCTTTATGATCGATGCGAAGTTGGCGGGTCTAGAGGATAGGCTCCTGCCTCCAAAGGTGTTGCGCCCTCCGCTAGCGGCGGACCGCAAGAACGCGCAGTCCTACGCGGCCGCGGCTAAGACCTCCGCTGGCTCAGCGAGGAGCCCCGCTGCAGTTGTGGCCAGGATGGCGACTGCCGCTACAGCTGGCACCACACGTGCCTCGCCGCTCGTGGCCCCTCGTGGCCCAGCCGCGGTTGATAGTGGCCAAACCTCCGCACCCTCTAAGAAGAGAAAGAGGGGTCCCAGGGGGAGAAGGAGCAAGGCAGGGAATGGCGGCCAAGGCGAGGCCCGACCCCTACCTTCAAGGTCTGCCGGCGACGGCTGGACCGTTGTCGGCAAAGGCCGAAAGAAGAAGGCGGCTCCTGTTCAACCGCCACAACGCCCCAAGGCGCCCAAACTGCGCACCCCCCGCACAGCGGCGGTGGTGATGCAGTTGCAGCCAGCGGCGGCGGAAACCGGAGCCACCTATGCGGATATCCTGAGGGAGGCAAAGTCCAAGGTTGACCTGCAGAGCCTCGGAATCTCCAACCTCAGGATCCGCAAAGCGGTAACTGGCGCGAGAGTGCTGGAGCTAGCGGGCGCCTCGAGCACTGAGAAGGCTGACACCTTAGCCGAAAAGCTAAGGGAGTCACTGAGCGGGGACGTAGTGAAAGTCTCCAGACCCATTAAGTGCGCGCAAATGCGAGTCATGGGACTGGATGACTCCGTCACCGCTCAGGAGGTGGTGGAGGCAGTGGCCAAAGCCGGTGGCTGCGCGGTGGATGCCATTAAGGCCGGTGCCATCCGCGAGGGCGCGAGCGGCATGGGCTCTCTGCTCGTGAGCTGCCCCATAGCGGCTGCCAAAAAGGTAGCCCAGGGTCGCCTTCTCGTGGGTTGGACCTCGGCCCGAGTCAGGGTGCTGGAGCCGCGTCCGCTGCGGTGCTTCCGGTGCCATGAAGTCGGGCACACGCACGCTCTGTGcgagtccgaggtggaccgAAGCACCCAGTGCTTCCgatgcggccaaaccggccaccAGTCTTCCACGTGTTCCGCCACCCCGCACTGTacagtgtgcgaggcggcgCGAAGACCGGCGGAACACCGATTGGGCAGTTCACAATGTACTGCCCAATCTAAGACTAAGCGGAAGGTTCGCAAAGGCCCGCAGGCCCCCTTGCGACCTTCCCACCCGCAAGCCGCGGGACGAGCCGGCACCGAGCCAATGAACACCAACTAATGGCGTTGTGTGTTCTGCAGGCCAACATCAACCACTCTGCCAGAGCCCAGGACCTGCTGCTCCAGAGCATGGCGGAGTGGTTGATTGACGTGGTGGTGGTCTCGGAGCCGTATTCGGTTCCGCCCCGGGACAACTGGGTGGGAGACCAGACTGGCTTGGCGGCGTTGATATCGCGGACGGGGGCGGGATTGCCTCCATTCGAGCACGTTGTGCGAGGTGGAGGTTATGTCGCTGCCGTTCTAGGGGACATCACATTGGTCAGTGTGTACTTCTCGCCAAACCGCAGCCTGTCTGACTTTGAGCAGTTCCTGCTCGAGGTCGGCGTGCTTGTGGGGCGGAGGCGCACTGCCCGTGTGATTGTCGCCGGCGATCTCAATGCCAAGTCGACGGCTTGGGGATGTCCGACGACTGACGTCCGAGGAGAGGCGGTCGAAGAGTGGGCGCTGACCGCCGGATTGACCGTTGTCAACCGAGGATCGGTGAACACGTGCGTGCGGCAACAGGGCGGCTCTATCGTGGACGTTACGTTCGCGGACGCCGCCCTGGCGCGCTGTGTTCAAAGCTGGGAAGTGCAGGAGGACGTGGAGACACTGTCGGATCACCTGTATATCCGCTTCAGTGTGTCCACTCTTCCTGGTACCCCGACGAGCCCGATCCGAGCTCTGGTAGGCAACGGTCCTAAGTGGGCGTTAAAACGCCTCAACTATGACGCCTTGGAGGAGGCCATAATAGTTGAGGCTTGGCTGCAGCCCGATTGCGAGCCGGAGGTCGAGCAGGAGACCGAGGCTGTCCAGCAGGCGATGGCAAGGGTGTGTGACGCCTGTATGCCCCGCGTCAGAACACTTACCTCGCGACGAGCTGTGTACTGGTGGTCCGCGGAACTCACGCGGCTAAGGCAAGCCTGCGTTGAGGCGAGACGCCGGTACACAAGGAGTCGAAGGAGGCGCACCAGGGATGAGGAGCTCTTGGCGCAAGTCGAGGCATCCTACAGGGAGGCCAAGAGGGCTTTGCAGGTGGCCATTGCTGAGGCCAAAGACGCGGCGGAACGGGAGATGCTGGAGTCTCTGGATGTCGATCCGTGGGGTAGGCCGTACAAGATGGTGAGGCGCAAGCTTCGACCGTGGGCCCCCCCACTTACACAGAGTCTTCAGCCACAGCTCGTGAGCCGAGTCGTGTCCGCCCTGTTTCCCAACAGGGCTGAGCACACGCCCCCAGCGATGGCGCTGCAAGACGGCACGGCAGATGCCGATGATGAGGATGAGATTCCACCTGTGAGCGAGGCCGAATTGGAGATTGCAGTGCGGAGACTGCAGGCCAAGAACACCGCCCCGGGCCTTGATGGCATACCAGGGCGTGTCTGGGTCCTCGCTCTACGGGTGGAAGGCGGTCTGGGGCCGAGGTTGAGGGACCTCTTCACGGGGTGCTTAGTGAGAGGTCACTTCCCTCGCCGGTGGAAGACCGGAAAACTTGTCCTCATCCGCAAGGAGGGCCGGCCTGCCGACTCCCCGTCGGCGTACAGGCCGATAGTCCTGCTGGACGAGGCCAGCAAGCTCCTCGAGCGAATCGTCGCGGCTCGTATCAACGAGCACCTCGAGGATGCAGGCCCGGACCTGAGCGCATGCCAGTTCGGTTTCCGCAGGGGCAGATCCACCATCGACGCAATCGCGCGGGTGAGGGCCCTAGCGGACGCCGCTGTAGCTCGGGGGGAGGTCGTCTTGGCGGTGTCTTTGGACATCGCCAACGCCTTCAACACCCTGCCCTGGAGCTGCATCAGGGAAGCGCTCAGGTACCACAATGTGCCCCCGTACCTCCGCCGGTTGCTAGCGGCATACCTCTCCGTGAGGGCCGTGAGCTTCCCGGCGTCTGAGGGATGGCGAGAGTGGTCGatgtcgtgcggtgttccacagggttcgGTCCTGGGACCGCTCCTGTGGAACATTGGCTACGACTGGGTGCTGCGTGGAGCGAATCTCCGAGGGGTCGACGTAACTTGTTACGCCGACGATACCCTCGTGACGGCTCGAAGCAGCACATACCGGGAGGCCGCCATTCTCGCTACCGCGGGTGTGGCTCATGTGGTGGGCAAAATCCGGCGCCTGGGACTGGAAGTGGCTCTGACGAAGTCAGAAGCCATATGCTTCCACGGTCCCCGAGCGGCTCCGCCGGCCGGTGCGCACATAGTGGTGGGGGGAGTTTCCATCGGCGTCAAATCGACGATGCGGTACCTAGGCCTCGTCCTAGACAGCCGATGGAACTTCCGTGCGCACTTCACTGGCCTGGCGCCGAGATTAATCGCGACTGCTGGCGCCCTAAGTAGGTTACTCCCGAACATCGGAGGACCGAAGGTGGGCTGCCGTCGACTATACTCCGGGGTAGTCAGGTCGATGGCCCTGTACGGCGCCCCCATCTGGGTAGACGCCCTAAGCGCCGAGAACCGTGCTCTTCTGAGGAGGCCTCAAAGGGCTGTAGCCACAAGGGTGGTGAGGGGGTACCGTACCATCTCGTTCGAGGCTGCCTGCGCCttggccggtacccccccatggGAGCTGGACGCCAAAGTTTTGGCCCGTGTCTATAGACACACGGCCCGAGCGCGTGCCGACGGTGGAGCGCCATCTCCGGAGGAGATCTCGAGTCTGAGACTTAACGCTCGTCGAGATACCCTCCTGAGATGGTCGCGAACCTTGGAGACGCCGAGTGCTGGCCACAGGACGGTCTCAGCGATCCGGCCCGTTCTGGAAGAATGGGTCGAGAGGAGGTTTGGTTCGCTCTCCTTCCGCCTGACGCAGGTCCTGTCGGGGCATGGATGCTTCGGCAGGTATCTGTGCAGGGTCGCCGGAAGGGAACCAACCACCGACTGCCACCATTGCGGCGCCGCCGAAGACACGGCGGACCACACGCTAGCCGCATGCCCAGAATGGGCTGAGTCGCGGGCGCGACTCAGGTGCGTGGTCGGCCAGGACCTTTCCCTGCCTGCCGTGGTCTCGGCCATGGTCGGTAGCGAGAGGGCCTGGAGAGCGGTACACTCTTTCTGCGAGGACGTGGTGGCGCAGAAAGAGGCCGCCGAGAGGTCGCGGGAGGCCGATCCTGCGTCTGACCCGATCCGTCGGACTCGGGTGGGACGGAGAAGGTTGGCGCATGATCGGCGTATCCCGTAGGTGGGGATGCTGGTGACGGACGCGGGGGGCGTCCGTCACCTGGCACAAAGTCCCCGTGTTGGTAGGCGCGCGTGTGTTCCGCGCGCCACTGACGATTTCGAGCACTGAAGTGCTCACCGAGCCGGGTCCGTATGGACACCGCCTGGGAGTTGCGGAAGTATGCGGGCGCGTTCCCGTGGCTCCCACTCAGGCGGCAAgacgaacaccgttgggttttagtgggtaggcgggatacttgagatcctggagtcccacataacccgctgtcatccccatggcggcgggtatgcgtaaatgcatttcccaacgttaaaaaaaaaaaaaaaaaaaaaaaaaaggttaggttccATCGGAGGGCCATGGAATGTGGTGTTCCACAGGGGTCGGTCCTGGGACCACTCCTGTGGAACATTGGGTTCGACTGGACCCTGCGGGGCGATCTTCCCTCGGGCCTTAACATCGTCTGTTATGCAGATGACACTCTTGTCACGGCCCGGGGGGAGAATTACGAAGAGGCGGCTGCACTCGCTACAGATGGCGTCCAGCGAGTTGTGGAGCGCATTGAGTCGCTGGGCCTAAAGGTGGCCCTCAATAAAACCGAGGCACTGTGTTTCCACGGTCCTCGGAGGGGGCCACCTGCGGGCGCCTGCATTGTCATTGGTGGCTGCCGGGTCGAGATAAAGCCTCAGATGAAATATCTGGGACTTTATCTCGATCCGAAATGGAATTTCCGGGAGCACTTCCGGAGATTGGCTCCCAAGCTTATCAGTGCGGCGTCTGCGCTTGGGAGGTTGTTGCCCAATCTGGGAGGACCGAGTATCACGTGTCGTCGGTTATACACCGGCGTCGTGCGCTCAATGGCGCTTTATGGCGCACCGGTGTGGGTCGGGGCTCTGACTGCTCCGAACAAGACCTTGCTGTACCGTGCACAGCGGGTCATAGCAGTCAGAGTCATCCGAGGATACCGCACCATCTCGCATGAGGCAGCGTGTGTCCTTGCGGGCACGCCTCCGTGGGACCTCGATGCCGAGGTTCTCGCGGAGGTTTATGTGAGATGCGCAGAGGCTAAAGCGCAGGGAGATGGCCCAGATCCCGAAGACCTGGATCGCTGGAGGAAGCGCGCTCAACGCAGTCTGCTGCGAAGGTGGAGGCAGCGACTGGAAGAGCCGTGCGCTGGCTTGCGGACTGTGGCGGCTGTTCGCCCAGTCCTGAAGGAATGGGTGAACCGACGCCACGGTTCGCTCACCTTTAGGCTGGTGCAGATCCTGTCGGGGCATGGCAGCTTCGGCAGGTATCTGTGCCACATAGCCGGCAGGGAGCCGTTGGCAGTGTGTCACCATTGCGCTTGCAGTGACGACACCGCCGACCATACACTGGGGGTCTGTCCAGCATGGGCGCAACAGCGAGCGGCGCTCGCCTCAGTGGTCGGGAACGACCTCTCGCTGCCAGCCGTGGTCAACGCCATGGTTGGCAGCAAGAGAGCGTGGGAGGCGATGGTCTCCTTCTGTGAGGACGTGGTGGCACAGAAGGAGGCTGCCGAACGGACCCGAGAGGACGACCCCCTCTCGGATCCTATCCGACGAAGGCGTACTGGGCGGAGAAGGGGGGTATTTGCTCGCCAACTCTTGCCTAGTTAGCCAAGCCCTCGGGCGACGGAAGCGGGGAAATTCCGTCGCCCGATTCCATCTAGGGCTCGTGGAGGATGTGGTCTGCCGTGTGTTCCCGGCAGATCACATAACATTGGAGGTTCAGGGTGGACAGCTCCTCCCATCCTGAATTCAGGGAGTGTCCGAATCGGACAACGCCGGCGGGTGCACGGAAGAGTGTGCCAACGTCCCCGGACACCCGTCAATCGGCGAAGGAAGTGgaacaccgaggagttttagtgagtaggagtctcacataacccagtcgctttccccgggcggctgggtatccatgatggatttctcctcgtaaaaaaaaaaaaaaaaaaaaaaaaaaaaaaaaaaaaaaaaaaaaaaaaggttaggttaggttaggttaggttaggttaggttaggttaggttaggttaggttaggttaggttaggttaggttaggttaggttaggttaggttaggttaggttaggttaggttaggttaggttaggttaggttaggttaggttaggttaggttaggttaggttaggttaggttaggttaggttaggttaggttaggttaggttaggttaggttaggttaggttaggttaggttaggttaggttaggttaggttaggttaggttaggttaggttaggttaggttaggttaggttaggttaggttaggttaggttaggttaggttaggttaggttaggttaggttaggttaggttaggttaggttaggttaggttaggttaggttaggttaggttaggttaggttaggttaggttaggttaggttaggttaggttaggttaggttaggttaggttaggttaggttaggttaggttaggttaggttaggttaggttaggttaggttaggttaggttaggttaggttaggttaggttaggttaggttaggttaggttaggttaggttaggttaggttaggttaggttaggttaggttaggttaggttaggttaggttaggttaggttaggttaggttaggttaggttaggttaggttaggttaggttaggttaggttaggttaggttaggttaggttaggttaggttaggttaggttaggttaggttaggttaggttaggttaggttaggttaggttaggttaggttaggttaggttaggttaggttaggttaggttaggttaggttaggttaggttaggttaggttaggttaggttaggttaggttaggttaggttaggttaggttaggttaggttaggttaggttaggttaggttaggttaggttaggttaggttaggttaggttaggttaggttaggttaggttaggttaggttaggttaggttaggttaggttaggttaggttaggttaggttaggttaggttaggttaggttaggttaggttaggttaggttaggttaggttaggttaggttaggttaggttaggttaggttaggttaggttaggttaggttaggttaggttaggttaggttaggttaggttaggttaggttaggttaggttaggttaggttaggttaggttaggttaggttaggttaggttaggttaggttaggttaggttaggttaggttaggttaggttaggttaggttaggttaggttaggttaggttaggttaggttaggttaggttaggttaggttaggttaggttaggttaggttaggttaggttaggttaggttaggttaggttaggttaggttaggttaggttaggttaggttaggttaggttaggttaggttaggttaggttaggttaggttaggttaggttaggttaggttaggttaggttaggttaggttaggttaggttaggttaggtt
The DNA window shown above is from Pectinophora gossypiella unplaced genomic scaffold, ilPecGoss1.1 Pgos_107, whole genome shotgun sequence and carries:
- the LOC126380821 gene encoding uncharacterized protein LOC126380821; translation: MKKAVQNKITHAGSRETGESSLRPPFVCGGGCDRSVGSQSLRKPETETASNAQPGHDSRASTPSALSEARVVLERTPTPDSTPAPSADDASPGPNAQRKTRRTGPSLASSSDEASSLRTVRSMESVTSLPEGKLWRKRKPVSLSEPSSDDEDRASGTTRGSPVLRARAKRGRGRPPTTGEYVGLAKAKAELNRAMREELMLQAEKEVAESAKRVFSLRGSVTESELARTDSGSEPGPETVADLYQKAKDAAAIIENVACKSGRLKGTFVRALKDSTKLIVEVLDVLRATSANDETRNLQAQNTRLQKALDDQQKEIETLRLEMRQVRNSLGASKDGTQPAPAPATLTETPASEGLRPEPALQVARAKPAKRTNPPLPESSRATSDKDGDLAAQIISQVGFMIDAKLAGLEDRLLPPKVLRPPLAADRKNAQSYAAAAKTSAGSARSPAAVVARMATAATAGTTRASPLVAPRGPAAVDSGQTSAPSKKRKRGPRGRRSKAGNGGQGEARPLPSRSAGDGWTVVGKGRKKKAAPVQPPQRPKAPKLRTPRTAAVVMQLQPAAAETGATYADILREAKSKVDLQSLGISNLRIRKAVTGARVLELAGASSTEKADTLAEKLRESLSGDVVKVSRPIKCAQMRVMGLDDSVTAQEVVEAVAKAGGCAVDAIKAGAIREGASGMGSLLVSCPIAAAKKVAQGRLLVGWTSARVRVLEPRPLRCFRCHEVGHTHALCESEVDRSTQCFRCGQTGHQSSTCSATPHCTVCEAARRPAEHRLGSSQCTAQSKTKRKVRKGPQAPLRPSHPQAAGRAGTEPMNTN